A region from the Algoriphagus machipongonensis genome encodes:
- a CDS encoding alpha/beta hydrolase family protein yields the protein MTLTKKLLILFIGLFLFFEANAQNSIFPEYEVKEFTFQGHDAKIVFPKEANEARNWVWRARFWGHEPQLDKALLEQGFHVVYVDVAGLFGNQEAVTRWNDFYAYCRKEFSLNEKVVLEGMSRGGLIIYNWAAQNTDKVFSIYGDAPVCDIKSWPGGLYAGQGSQDDWEKCLEAYGLDSASVLNFKGIPIYNSIAIAKAGIPIINVYGESDKVVPFRENISLLADEFTKAGGTIKLIPKPGIGHHPHSLEDPSPLVEFILQSIQENK from the coding sequence ATGACTCTAACTAAAAAGCTTCTCATTCTATTCATAGGCCTATTTCTCTTCTTCGAGGCAAATGCCCAAAATTCTATTTTCCCAGAGTATGAGGTCAAAGAATTCACCTTTCAAGGGCATGATGCAAAAATCGTTTTCCCCAAAGAAGCGAATGAAGCAAGAAACTGGGTTTGGAGAGCTAGATTTTGGGGCCATGAACCACAATTGGACAAGGCATTATTGGAACAAGGTTTTCATGTGGTGTATGTTGACGTAGCAGGTCTTTTTGGAAACCAAGAAGCCGTAACTCGTTGGAATGATTTCTATGCTTATTGCAGGAAGGAATTCAGCCTAAATGAAAAAGTTGTTTTGGAAGGCATGAGTCGAGGTGGTTTGATAATTTACAATTGGGCAGCTCAAAACACCGATAAAGTTTTTAGCATTTATGGAGATGCCCCAGTTTGTGACATTAAGAGTTGGCCTGGAGGATTATATGCTGGCCAAGGAAGTCAAGATGATTGGGAAAAATGCCTTGAAGCCTATGGTTTGGACTCTGCCTCGGTACTGAATTTCAAAGGAATCCCCATCTACAATAGTATTGCGATCGCTAAAGCTGGAATTCCTATTATAAACGTCTATGGCGAATCTGATAAAGTCGTTCCTTTCCGAGAAAATATTTCTCTTCTAGCGGATGAGTTTACCAAAGCTGGGGGAACAATTAAATTGATCCCAAAACCTGGTATTGGTCATCACCCCCATAGTCTAGAAGACCCAAGCCCTTTGGTAGAATTCATTTTACAAAGCATCCAAGAAAACAAATAA
- a CDS encoding nuclear transport factor 2 family protein — protein MKSIILLLVLCLGFCSFTLAQNTCMTEENIKSLDAKWEEANLHPNPEFLDELLGSEFVWVHNHGSMVDTKDAVVKRAKAQKENGNSNTRSRKQSDVKVAISGNVAVVTGITVVDRGPSPTTYHFMRTYVNLDGKCVLVGNHTMAIPDEE, from the coding sequence ATGAAGTCCATTATTCTATTATTAGTTCTCTGTTTAGGTTTTTGTTCATTTACCCTTGCTCAAAACACCTGCATGACGGAGGAAAACATCAAATCTTTAGATGCCAAATGGGAGGAAGCTAACCTCCATCCTAACCCTGAATTTCTGGATGAGCTTTTGGGAAGTGAGTTTGTCTGGGTTCACAATCATGGATCCATGGTAGACACAAAAGACGCTGTAGTTAAACGTGCGAAGGCACAAAAAGAAAACGGAAACAGTAATACCAGATCAAGGAAGCAAAGTGATGTAAAAGTGGCCATTTCAGGCAATGTGGCAGTGGTAACAGGAATAACGGTAGTTGACCGTGGCCCCAGCCCAACCACCTATCATTTTATGAGAACATATGTAAATCTAGATGGAAAATGTGTACTGGTAGGAAATCATACGATGGCCATACCAGATGAGGAATAA